A window from Mogibacterium neglectum encodes these proteins:
- the cls gene encoding cardiolipin synthase produces MSALKTFATYEKKEQVKNSIGRLMIAVIAIVAEVLFIAMLINRLNEKYTLLATLFRIVALAIVIAISTKSTSASIKLPWVVLIMLNPIIGVTIYFMVGFSGSTRKMRMRFQKVDDELFSLLSGDKEVLEEIGESDLGVANIFRYISRKALFPAYRDSNIEFYGEARTALNAQKEAMRKAEHFIFMEYHAIEDSAAFAGIKEILAEKAAEGVEVRIIYDDVGSVGFLDSSFIKRLNVLGIKCRVFNPVVPIANVFLNNRDHRKITVVDGKVGFTGGYNLANEYFKLTRPYGDWKDSGVRIEGNAVHNLTMMFLEIWNATKTHDTKDLNYSKYMPDVELDSKEDGCFIQPYGDTPLDHEHVGENVYLNIINNADEYVWFMIPYLIITDEMNKALTLAASRGVDVRIITPGIPDKPATYAVTRSYYSRLVRDGVRIYEYTPGFCHAKQCIADDELATCGTINLDYRSFFHHFENGVLMYNCKAVHDIKADFDDTLTKCLEVTDRYVEGKRSLNVFRQILRLFSVLM; encoded by the coding sequence ATGAGTGCTTTAAAGACATTTGCAACATACGAGAAGAAGGAGCAGGTCAAGAATAGTATTGGGCGTTTGATGATTGCCGTCATAGCTATTGTAGCTGAAGTGCTGTTTATTGCTATGCTCATAAATCGTTTAAATGAAAAATACACCCTACTAGCCACATTATTCCGAATCGTCGCCTTAGCTATCGTCATAGCTATTTCGACAAAATCTACGAGCGCATCCATTAAACTGCCGTGGGTTGTTCTCATCATGCTCAATCCGATCATAGGCGTTACAATATATTTTATGGTTGGGTTTTCTGGATCGACTCGGAAGATGAGGATGAGATTCCAAAAAGTAGATGATGAGCTGTTTTCTCTACTAAGTGGTGACAAAGAGGTTCTTGAGGAGATTGGGGAGAGCGACCTAGGTGTTGCTAATATCTTTAGGTATATTTCGCGTAAAGCGTTATTCCCTGCTTATCGCGATTCAAATATAGAGTTTTACGGCGAAGCTAGAACAGCTCTTAATGCGCAGAAGGAAGCCATGAGAAAAGCGGAACATTTCATCTTTATGGAATATCACGCTATTGAAGATTCAGCGGCATTTGCAGGAATAAAGGAGATTCTAGCAGAGAAGGCGGCAGAGGGTGTTGAGGTTAGAATCATTTACGATGATGTCGGAAGTGTCGGTTTTCTCGACAGTAGCTTTATAAAACGTCTTAATGTTTTAGGTATTAAATGCAGAGTTTTCAACCCTGTTGTACCGATAGCCAATGTCTTTCTGAATAACCGCGATCACCGCAAGATCACAGTTGTGGATGGGAAGGTTGGCTTTACAGGTGGATATAATCTTGCAAATGAGTATTTTAAGCTGACCAGGCCATATGGTGATTGGAAGGATTCCGGTGTTAGAATTGAGGGAAATGCCGTACACAATCTAACGATGATGTTTCTGGAAATTTGGAATGCGACCAAGACTCATGATACGAAGGATTTGAACTACTCTAAATACATGCCGGATGTTGAACTCGATAGTAAGGAGGATGGTTGCTTTATTCAGCCTTATGGGGATACACCGCTTGACCATGAACATGTTGGGGAAAACGTTTATCTCAATATAATAAACAATGCTGATGAGTATGTGTGGTTTATGATCCCTTATCTCATAATTACAGATGAAATGAACAAGGCATTGACTCTTGCTGCATCGAGAGGTGTTGATGTAAGAATAATTACGCCGGGAATTCCAGATAAACCTGCGACCTATGCTGTGACAAGATCATATTATTCAAGGCTTGTAAGAGACGGTGTTAGGATATACGAATACACTCCAGGTTTTTGTCACGCAAAACAATGCATAGCCGATGATGAACTAGCTACCTGCGGAACTATTAATCTGGACTATAGGAGCTTTTTCCATCACTTTGAAAATGGTGTATTAATGTACAACTGCAAAGCAGTTCATGACATAAAGGCAGATTTTGATGATACTCTTACAAAATGCCTAGAAGTGACAGATAGATATGTAGAGGGAAAGAGATCTCTAAATGTATTTAGACAGATTCTCAGGCTCTTTTCTGTTCTAATGTAG
- the pepT gene encoding peptidase T: MKVHERLLKYVSYRTPSDDNSETFPSSQCQFSLAHALVEELKDLGVEDAACDEYCYVYGHIPATPGKENVTAIGFCSHMDTVSDYCDHDANPQIIENYDGGVVELGDSGLILDPEVFPHLKDLKGRTLITTDGTTVLGADDKAGIAEIMTVVEHINEFDHGPISIAFTPDEEIGRGTAHFDVAKFDAKYGYTLDGSTEGEVQYETFNAATAKVYVKGENVHPGSAKDVMINASLVAMEFDSLLPAAERPERTEDHEGFYHLISVNGTVSDANMTYIVRDHDASKFANRQDTMKMAEKFLNEKYGEGTIKLEIKEQYRNMAEVLEKYPDAIENARKACKAAGVEPLVIPVRGGTDGANLSFMGLPCPNLGTGGHAFHGPYEHITIEGMETGVAVIKALINEFVKEA, translated from the coding sequence ATGAAAGTACATGAAAGATTATTAAAATATGTTTCTTACCGCACCCCAAGTGACGATAATAGCGAAACATTCCCTTCAAGCCAGTGTCAATTTTCACTAGCGCATGCATTAGTTGAGGAACTAAAAGATTTAGGTGTCGAGGACGCAGCATGTGACGAATATTGTTACGTATACGGACACATACCAGCTACTCCGGGAAAAGAAAATGTAACAGCTATCGGATTTTGCTCACATATGGATACAGTAAGCGACTATTGCGATCACGATGCAAATCCACAGATTATCGAAAATTATGATGGCGGAGTCGTAGAACTCGGCGACAGCGGACTTATCCTTGATCCGGAAGTTTTCCCTCATCTTAAGGACTTGAAGGGTCGCACCTTAATAACAACAGATGGAACGACAGTGCTCGGTGCTGATGATAAAGCCGGAATCGCTGAGATTATGACTGTAGTTGAACATATAAATGAATTCGATCACGGTCCTATCTCTATAGCATTTACTCCAGATGAAGAGATTGGAAGAGGAACAGCGCACTTTGATGTTGCAAAATTTGACGCAAAGTATGGATATACGCTAGACGGCTCAACCGAGGGCGAAGTTCAATATGAAACATTTAATGCTGCTACAGCAAAGGTTTATGTAAAGGGAGAGAATGTCCATCCTGGTTCAGCAAAGGACGTTATGATTAATGCATCACTTGTTGCAATGGAATTTGATTCACTACTTCCTGCAGCTGAACGCCCTGAGAGAACCGAAGACCATGAAGGTTTCTATCACTTAATATCTGTAAACGGAACTGTAAGCGATGCGAATATGACTTACATTGTCAGGGATCACGACGCATCTAAGTTTGCTAACAGGCAGGATACAATGAAGATGGCTGAGAAGTTCCTTAACGAAAAATACGGAGAAGGAACTATAAAGCTCGAGATTAAAGAACAGTATAGGAATATGGCTGAGGTACTTGAAAAGTATCCAGATGCTATTGAAAATGCTAGGAAAGCTTGTAAAGCAGCAGGTGTAGAACCTCTAGTTATTCCAGTTAGAGGCGGTACAGATGGCGCCAACCTCAGTTTTATGGGACTGCCTTGTCCAAACCTAGGTACTGGTGGACATGCATTTCATGGTCCTTATGAGCATATAACTATAGAGGGCATGGAGACAGGTGTAGCAGTTATAAAAGCTCTCATCAATGAATTTGTAAAAGAAGCATAA
- a CDS encoding YitT family protein, producing the protein MRNASKVGLEVLQIVVGNALSAFAIACFALPYGMVVSGLAGVGRMTNHYFGLSVSGTVLVINVILFVIGTWALGKKFAASIVLGTVLFPVFLGIFQKATMLHHLVDDPLLAAICAGVIDGIGLGLILRVGGSTGGIDVPPLILNRKFGVKIAPIMYAIDFVIFMMQIPVTKTNGIILGILYALIYSVCMNKMILLGQGGVQLMIFTRKIKEINEKILQLGFGTTIMHATGGYLQSEQDLVYCVVGSRNLNKVKQAALAIDKNAFITITNVSEVNGNGFTTWFSDEDYVPKVAERRQGIDLTQKEE; encoded by the coding sequence ATGAGAAATGCTTCCAAGGTGGGACTAGAAGTGCTTCAAATAGTTGTTGGAAATGCGTTAAGTGCCTTTGCTATTGCTTGTTTTGCCTTGCCGTATGGGATGGTAGTTTCGGGATTAGCAGGTGTTGGACGTATGACCAATCATTATTTCGGTCTTAGTGTGTCAGGGACGGTACTTGTAATTAACGTTATTCTTTTTGTAATCGGAACATGGGCTCTGGGTAAAAAGTTTGCAGCATCTATCGTGTTAGGAACAGTGTTATTCCCAGTATTTTTGGGAATATTTCAGAAAGCTACGATGCTTCATCATCTTGTAGATGACCCGCTGCTCGCAGCCATATGTGCTGGTGTTATCGATGGAATAGGATTAGGGCTTATCCTTAGGGTTGGTGGTTCTACAGGTGGAATAGACGTCCCACCACTGATTCTAAATAGAAAATTCGGCGTTAAAATCGCACCGATCATGTATGCCATTGACTTTGTAATCTTTATGATGCAGATTCCGGTAACAAAGACCAACGGAATAATCCTAGGAATTCTGTATGCGCTGATTTATAGCGTGTGCATGAACAAGATGATTCTGCTCGGGCAGGGTGGTGTACAGCTCATGATTTTTACAAGGAAAATCAAAGAAATCAATGAGAAGATACTGCAGCTAGGGTTTGGCACGACAATCATGCACGCTACAGGTGGATATCTACAGTCTGAACAGGATTTAGTATACTGCGTAGTTGGTAGCAGAAATCTCAACAAAGTGAAGCAGGCGGCTCTTGCAATAGATAAAAATGCTTTTATCACTATAACTAATGTCAGCGAAGTAAATGGCAATGGCTTTACCACATGGTTTAGTGATGAAGATTATGTACCTAAGGTTGCAGAGCGTCGTCAAGGAATTGATCTTACACAAAAAGAGGAGTGA
- a CDS encoding PAS domain-containing protein, with protein sequence MTQEERLDILAQVAAGIAKLMGSDTEVVLHDLTKREIIFMHNNNITGRERSYRINPGVYDVINNLADGEGHLIGYASKSAHGKKLRASHFMFMDEENNPAAMICINQDPSKVQDIINYLSESIKIHDVEEPIADDSAYSINDEDYMQNVMKDTILKT encoded by the coding sequence ATGACTCAGGAAGAACGGTTAGATATATTAGCACAGGTTGCTGCTGGAATCGCTAAGCTTATGGGCAGCGATACAGAGGTTGTACTTCATGATTTGACTAAAAGAGAAATCATTTTTATGCATAACAACAACATCACTGGTAGGGAGAGAAGCTATAGAATAAACCCTGGGGTATATGATGTTATTAACAACCTCGCTGATGGAGAAGGACATCTGATAGGATATGCAAGTAAGTCAGCGCATGGTAAGAAGCTTCGCGCATCACATTTCATGTTTATGGATGAGGAGAACAATCCTGCAGCGATGATTTGCATAAATCAAGATCCTTCTAAGGTTCAAGACATTATTAACTATTTAAGCGAATCGATTAAGATTCACGATGTTGAGGAGCCGATAGCTGATGATTCGGCATACTCTATTAATGACGAGGATTATATGCAGAATGTGATGAAGGATACTATACTTAAGACTTAA
- a CDS encoding helix-turn-helix domain-containing protein — MSKFKFQGVFSVKEAVPFICETLSISQATLYNYLREIRDEEGREPYNELKLR; from the coding sequence CTGAGTAAGTTCAAGTTCCAGGGGGTTTTCTCCGTAAAGGAGGCTGTCCCATTTATCTGTGAAACTTTATCTATATCCCAGGCGACACTATATAATTACCTTCGTGAGATAAGGGATGAAGAGGGGCGCGAACCATACAACGAACTCAAGCTAAGATAG
- a CDS encoding formate--tetrahydrofolate ligase: MKKDVEIAQEAKMLPITEVAKVLDIPSDELEQYGKYKAKLSYSYIKENMNKKDGKLVLVTAINPTPAGEGKTTTNVGLSMALSRLGKKTVTTLREPSLGPCFGVKGGAAGGGYSQVVPMDDINLHFTGDFHAITSAHSLLAALLDNHIHQGNKLGIVTKRIVWKRVVDMNDRALRNIVIGLGGKGDGVTRENGFDITVASEIMAILCLASDLDDLKERLSKMVVAYNYDGEAVTAGDLEATGAMALLLKDAIKPNLVQTLDNTPAFIHGGPFANIAHGCNSVVATKTALKLGDYVITEAGFGADLGAEKFFDIKCRYAGLKPDCVVIVATVRALKMNGGVAKDNLAEENLEALNAGSSNMIRHIENVAKFGVPSVVAINRFPTDTEAELELLDKICEEYGVKVVLSEVFAKGAEGGMELAEEVIRICEEGKADFKPLYDLELSIEEKMEKIAKEIYRADGVDFTAAAQKQIKELAKLGYDKLPICVAKTQYSFSDDATLLGAPTGFRITVRELKVSAGAGFIVALTGSIMTMPGLPKVPAANGMDVLSDGTIIGLS, encoded by the coding sequence ATGAAGAAAGATGTTGAAATTGCTCAGGAAGCAAAAATGCTTCCGATTACAGAAGTTGCAAAAGTGCTCGATATCCCTAGCGATGAGCTTGAGCAATATGGAAAATACAAAGCTAAACTTTCTTATTCGTACATTAAGGAAAACATGAATAAGAAAGACGGAAAGCTGGTGCTAGTTACCGCGATAAATCCTACTCCGGCAGGAGAAGGAAAGACGACCACTAACGTGGGGCTTTCTATGGCACTTAGCAGGCTTGGTAAAAAGACCGTTACAACTCTTCGCGAGCCTTCATTAGGACCTTGCTTCGGAGTTAAAGGTGGCGCAGCTGGTGGTGGATACTCTCAAGTAGTACCAATGGATGATATCAATCTGCATTTTACAGGTGACTTCCATGCTATCACTTCCGCTCACAGCCTGCTTGCAGCACTACTTGATAATCATATTCACCAGGGTAACAAGCTCGGAATAGTTACCAAGAGAATTGTATGGAAACGCGTTGTTGATATGAATGATCGTGCCCTACGTAATATCGTTATCGGCCTAGGCGGTAAAGGCGATGGCGTAACACGTGAGAACGGATTTGATATCACAGTTGCTTCTGAAATTATGGCTATACTTTGCCTTGCTTCTGACCTTGATGATCTCAAGGAAAGGTTATCAAAGATGGTAGTTGCTTACAACTATGATGGAGAGGCTGTAACCGCTGGTGACTTGGAAGCCACAGGAGCTATGGCGTTGTTGCTTAAGGATGCAATTAAGCCTAACCTAGTTCAGACACTAGATAACACACCAGCATTCATACACGGTGGACCGTTTGCCAACATAGCTCACGGCTGCAACTCTGTAGTAGCAACGAAGACTGCGTTAAAACTCGGCGATTATGTGATTACGGAGGCTGGTTTTGGTGCTGACCTTGGAGCTGAAAAGTTCTTTGATATCAAGTGCAGATACGCTGGACTCAAGCCGGACTGCGTAGTGATAGTTGCGACAGTTCGTGCACTCAAGATGAACGGTGGAGTAGCTAAGGATAACCTTGCTGAGGAGAATTTAGAAGCACTAAATGCAGGTTCTTCTAACATGATTAGACATATCGAGAACGTTGCTAAATTCGGCGTTCCGTCAGTAGTAGCAATCAATAGATTCCCAACTGATACAGAGGCTGAACTTGAGCTTCTCGATAAGATTTGCGAAGAGTACGGAGTGAAGGTTGTTCTATCCGAAGTATTTGCAAAGGGAGCTGAAGGTGGAATGGAGCTAGCTGAAGAAGTAATTAGAATCTGCGAAGAGGGCAAGGCAGACTTCAAGCCTCTATATGATCTAGAGCTTTCTATCGAAGAGAAGATGGAAAAGATTGCAAAGGAAATTTACCGTGCAGACGGAGTTGATTTCACTGCAGCAGCTCAGAAGCAGATCAAGGAGCTTGCTAAGTTAGGCTACGATAAACTACCAATTTGCGTTGCAAAGACTCAGTATTCATTCTCTGATGATGCAACACTTCTCGGTGCACCTACAGGATTCAGAATCACTGTTAGAGAACTGAAGGTGTCCGCTGGAGCAGGATTTATAGTTGCTCTTACAGGATCAATCATGACCATGCCAGGTCTGCCTAAGGTACCTGCGGCAAACGGTATGGATGTTCTATCTGATGGAACTATCATAGGACTATCATAA
- a CDS encoding aminopeptidase P family N-terminal domain-containing protein encodes MGVIQERLAALRSKMQEHNINYYVVPTADFHQSEYVGEHFKARKFITGFSGSAGVAVVGLEGAWLWVDGRYFIQAAEQLQGSSIELMKMGEPGVPTLDAFISSNLKKGEKIGFDGRVVSMDEGLLYDEIAKKHEGCIEYSVDLIDEIWTDRPPLSEKPAFDLDVKYAGKTVAEKLADIREKMVEAEADMHVVTTLDDICWTLNIRGDDIDFFPLVLSYALIDDKIYHLYIDERKLDDEIKSRLAADGVVLHPYNDIYEDIKKIPADTKLMLDASKVNYALFCNIADSVQKIDVMNPEMIFKNVKNPVELENIRKAQIKDSIAHVRFMKWLKENVGKIEMTELSVSNKLDELRAEQGNFIRPSFEPISSYGAHAAIVHYAPTPETDIPVLAKGLHLTDTGAGFYEGSTDITRTYVLGEITDQMKKDFTLVAISNLSLANAKFLYGCNGVILDAYARKPFWDRHLNFNHGTGHGVGYLLNIHEGPASFRWVYRKGNQCVIDEGMVITDEPGIYIEGSHGIRLENELLCVLDEVNEYGKFLKFEPITLVPFDLDAIDPDFMTPEERKQLNDYHKHVYEVIAPYLEEDEREYLAKYTREV; translated from the coding sequence ATGGGTGTAATTCAGGAAAGACTCGCTGCACTTCGTTCCAAGATGCAGGAGCACAACATTAATTACTATGTAGTTCCAACTGCTGACTTTCATCAGAGTGAATATGTTGGTGAGCATTTCAAAGCAAGAAAGTTCATCACTGGCTTTTCAGGTTCAGCAGGTGTTGCTGTAGTTGGTCTAGAAGGCGCGTGGCTCTGGGTAGACGGAAGATACTTCATCCAGGCTGCTGAACAGCTACAGGGATCATCAATTGAGCTTATGAAGATGGGCGAGCCTGGAGTTCCAACTCTCGATGCTTTTATCAGTAGCAACCTTAAGAAGGGTGAGAAGATTGGATTTGACGGAAGAGTTGTATCCATGGATGAGGGACTACTTTATGATGAAATTGCTAAGAAGCACGAAGGCTGCATAGAATACAGTGTAGATCTTATTGATGAGATTTGGACAGATAGACCGCCGCTATCAGAGAAGCCTGCATTTGATCTTGACGTTAAATATGCAGGAAAGACAGTTGCTGAGAAGCTAGCTGATATTCGTGAGAAGATGGTAGAGGCTGAAGCAGATATGCACGTTGTTACAACACTTGACGATATCTGCTGGACACTCAACATTCGTGGAGACGATATAGACTTCTTCCCACTAGTTCTATCCTATGCTCTGATTGATGATAAGATATATCATCTATACATTGATGAGCGTAAGCTAGATGACGAGATTAAGTCTCGCCTTGCTGCAGACGGAGTAGTTCTACACCCATACAATGACATTTACGAGGATATCAAGAAGATTCCTGCAGACACAAAGTTAATGCTCGATGCATCCAAGGTTAACTATGCTCTATTCTGCAACATCGCTGATTCTGTTCAGAAGATTGACGTGATGAATCCAGAGATGATCTTCAAGAATGTTAAGAACCCAGTTGAGCTTGAGAATATCCGCAAGGCACAGATTAAGGACAGTATTGCACACGTTCGTTTTATGAAGTGGCTGAAGGAGAACGTAGGCAAGATTGAGATGACTGAGCTAAGCGTTTCTAATAAGCTTGATGAGCTCCGTGCAGAGCAAGGAAACTTCATTCGCCCAAGTTTCGAACCAATCTCATCTTATGGTGCACATGCTGCAATTGTGCACTACGCACCAACACCTGAAACAGATATCCCAGTATTAGCTAAGGGACTTCACCTGACAGATACTGGTGCAGGATTCTACGAGGGTTCAACCGACATCACAAGAACCTACGTATTAGGCGAGATTACAGATCAGATGAAGAAGGACTTCACTCTAGTTGCTATCAGTAATCTGTCTCTTGCAAATGCTAAGTTCCTCTACGGCTGTAACGGGGTAATCCTTGATGCTTATGCAAGAAAACCATTCTGGGATCGCCATCTCAACTTTAACCATGGAACTGGTCATGGGGTAGGATACCTTCTAAACATTCACGAAGGTCCTGCTAGCTTCCGTTGGGTATACAGAAAGGGTAACCAGTGTGTAATCGATGAGGGTATGGTTATCACAGATGAGCCAGGAATTTACATCGAAGGCTCTCACGGTATTCGTCTTGAGAATGAGCTCCTATGCGTGCTAGATGAAGTTAACGAATACGGTAAATTCCTCAAATTTGAGCCAATAACGCTAGTTCCATTCGACCTAGATGCTATTGATCCTGATTTCATGACACCTGAAGAGCGCAAGCAGCTTAACGACTACCATAAACATGTATATGAGGTTATCGCTCCATACCTAGAAGAGGATGAGAGAGAGTACCTTGCTAAATATACAAGAGAGGTTTAA
- a CDS encoding response regulator transcription factor gives MINIFILEDEILQQSRIDNAIRELIDKKALKCRIPEIFSNPKQMLEAVTEMGSHQLFFLDIEIKGEGQKGLDIAKEIRSRDPNATIVFVTTHTEFMPITFKYKVAALDFINKALDEKSFKERVCSAIEYTIDKLGTSLSQDSFVFETAMTRVQVPFNNILYFETSPMIHKVILHTKDERMEFYASIADIEKADNRLYRCHRSFIVNPENVIKIDKESKVALFENGEGCLISRMKYRGLLEKLNH, from the coding sequence ATGATTAATATATTTATTTTAGAAGATGAGATACTGCAGCAATCGCGAATCGACAATGCAATTAGGGAATTAATCGATAAGAAAGCTCTCAAGTGCAGAATACCAGAAATTTTTAGCAATCCAAAGCAGATGCTAGAGGCTGTTACAGAAATGGGCTCTCACCAACTGTTTTTTCTAGATATCGAGATTAAGGGAGAAGGGCAAAAAGGATTGGATATTGCGAAGGAAATACGCAGTAGAGATCCTAATGCGACAATTGTATTTGTGACAACGCATACAGAGTTTATGCCTATTACGTTCAAATATAAAGTAGCAGCGCTAGATTTTATCAATAAAGCTCTTGATGAAAAATCATTTAAAGAGCGAGTATGTTCGGCTATCGAGTACACTATTGATAAGCTTGGAACAAGCTTATCTCAAGACTCATTCGTATTTGAAACAGCAATGACACGCGTACAAGTGCCATTTAATAATATCCTTTATTTCGAGACCTCTCCAATGATTCACAAGGTTATTTTGCATACTAAGGACGAACGTATGGAATTTTATGCTAGTATCGCTGATATTGAAAAGGCTGATAACCGTCTTTACCGCTGTCACCGATCATTTATAGTTAATCCTGAAAATGTAATTAAGATAGATAAGGAGAGTAAGGTTGCTCTATTTGAAAATGGAGAGGGTTGTCTAATATCAAGGATGAAGTACAGAGGGCTGCTTGAAAAGCTCAATCATTAG
- a CDS encoding sensor histidine kinase, translated as MVYNEANISIYDLVIDVLAFSFYLLIIKTLKLDFNDLKKGFERNFFNCMLLIVDFSMIVYMLIISALMIFDEKLSYADSLRGHVNDVYILLFFVMLLYLNSTSKEKLKEEILKQKDMQLSELSNYSRHIENLYGEIRSFRHDYINILTSIKVGIDNRDIDAIKNVYEGVLTDSGKQLYNSKFDIAKLTNVKDDAVKSVISAKLIEAYSRGVEITIEIEDTVDDFKIDLLDFIKVISILCDNAIESSLESEVPKLTVALILDGESLVLIIENTTKQEKVNISQIFEEGYSSKGKGRGIGLHNVSDILAKYPFSSVVTRSADHQFSQTIIFRK; from the coding sequence GTGGTTTATAATGAGGCAAATATTAGTATTTATGATTTAGTAATTGATGTGCTTGCATTTTCTTTCTACCTTCTAATCATTAAAACTCTGAAATTGGACTTTAACGATTTGAAAAAGGGCTTTGAACGCAACTTCTTTAATTGTATGCTACTTATTGTTGATTTCTCAATGATTGTATACATGCTAATCATTTCAGCCCTTATGATTTTTGATGAGAAACTATCGTACGCAGATTCATTGCGTGGGCATGTCAATGATGTCTATATCCTGCTGTTCTTTGTTATGCTATTGTACCTAAACTCAACATCAAAAGAAAAGCTTAAGGAGGAGATTCTTAAACAAAAGGATATGCAACTAAGCGAACTATCAAATTACAGTCGACACATAGAGAATCTGTATGGTGAGATTCGTAGCTTTCGCCATGACTACATAAATATCCTTACCAGTATAAAAGTAGGCATTGATAATAGGGATATCGATGCAATTAAGAACGTCTATGAAGGAGTTCTTACTGATAGTGGTAAACAACTATATAACAGCAAGTTTGACATAGCAAAACTTACTAATGTCAAAGACGATGCTGTGAAGAGTGTAATTTCAGCAAAGCTTATTGAAGCATATAGTAGAGGTGTGGAAATCACGATTGAGATTGAAGATACTGTTGATGATTTTAAGATAGACCTGCTAGACTTTATCAAAGTGATATCAATACTTTGTGACAATGCAATCGAATCCAGCTTAGAGTCTGAAGTGCCAAAGCTGACAGTTGCACTGATTCTCGATGGTGAATCGCTGGTATTGATAATTGAAAACACTACAAAGCAAGAGAAGGTAAATATCAGTCAGATATTTGAAGAAGGTTACTCAAGTAAAGGTAAAGGACGAGGTATAGGACTCCATAACGTAAGTGATATCCTTGCAAAGTATCCTTTTTCGTCCGTCGTTACTCGAAGTGCAGACCATCAGTTCTCTCAGACGATTATTTTTAGAAAATAA
- a CDS encoding ABC transporter ATP-binding protein, with protein MFKVKEIEKSFKNKEVLKGVTFEVSEGDRVALLGNNGAGKSTLLKIIAGQIEANSGKIDTYLDFKTEISMMPQGDILIDDLTVFEIVSLKCKMNKISDVDTQEMLLMVELQGQQKQYVGNLSGGQKRRLSLLLTILNSPKLIFLDEPTTGMDLESVDNFWRLLEKKHYTSVIVTHDFNQIDHFFTKTLIIKNGKIIANESVETIHDLGKTVEQYYRETIEMED; from the coding sequence ATGTTTAAAGTAAAAGAGATAGAAAAATCGTTTAAAAATAAAGAAGTTTTAAAGGGCGTGACATTCGAGGTTTCAGAAGGAGACAGAGTTGCCTTGCTCGGCAATAACGGTGCTGGAAAGAGCACACTCCTTAAGATAATTGCTGGTCAGATAGAAGCTAACTCAGGCAAAATAGATACTTATCTTGATTTTAAAACTGAAATAAGCATGATGCCGCAAGGAGATATACTTATCGATGATCTTACGGTATTTGAAATCGTTAGTCTAAAGTGCAAGATGAATAAAATAAGCGATGTCGATACACAGGAGATGCTTTTGATGGTTGAACTACAAGGACAGCAAAAGCAATATGTCGGAAACTTATCTGGAGGACAGAAAAGGCGGCTATCTCTTTTACTGACGATACTTAATTCACCTAAGCTAATTTTTTTAGACGAACCAACTACAGGCATGGATCTAGAATCAGTAGATAACTTCTGGAGGTTGTTAGAGAAAAAGCATTATACATCGGTAATTGTCACTCACGACTTCAACCAGATAGACCACTTTTTTACCAAGACACTCATCATAAAGAATGGAAAAATAATAGCAAATGAATCGGTGGAGACAATTCATGATTTAGGAAAGACAGTAGAACAGTATTACCGCGAGACAATAGAAATGGAGGATTAA